In Colletotrichum higginsianum IMI 349063 chromosome 1, whole genome shotgun sequence, the DNA window TGTGGAGGAGCACCTTGTCCACGGCATTCAGATCGCGACGAGCCCCAAGGCCTGGGACCGTCGAGCTCTGTGGCAGAATGCTGTAGTGGCCCCAGCATCTTGCCTGCCGGCGGTTGTTGTTGGCTTACTGCTCAACGTTCTTGATGCCCTGTCTTATGGTGAGTCCTTCGCTAGCTATCCCGTTGATTTCGTCCGATCTGACTAGGCTAGGCATGATTCTGTTTCCCCTCGGCAAGCCCATCTTCGCTGGTCTGGGGTCGGCGGGCATATCCATTTTCTATGTGAGCACCATTGTTTCTCAGTTGACTTTCTCAACTGGAAGTATTTTTAAAGGGGGCGTTGGTTCTGAACTGGTAAGTCGCTCTCTTTCCGGATGTTGGAGCTCGGCTAATCCGGTCCGGTTCTAGATTGAAGTCGTGCCGTTCTTCCATAACATGGCCCAAACAATCACGGACCATATCGGCGAAGACCAACCCGATGCCGTGATCGCGACGACAATTGTATCATACGCGATCAGCTCCATGATGACTGGCACCGTCTTCTATCTCATGGGCAGGTTCAACTTCGGCTATATGGTTGGCTTCATTCCGAGACACATCTTGATCGGCTGCATTGGAGGTGTCGGTTGGTTCTTGGTGGCCACAGGATTCGAGGTCTCTGCTCGAATGGATGGCAGCCTTGAGTACGACATGGACACCCTACACAAGCTGTTCCGGAGCGACACGATACCTCTTTGGGTGACTCCCCTTTTGCTCGCCATTGTGCTCTTCTACAGCCAAACTCGGGGTGCATCCAAGTACTTTCTGCCATTGTACATCATCTCGATTCCGGTTGTCTTCTACTTCTTTGTATTTTCTCTTGATGCGCTCGAGCCTGACTCTCTCCGAGATAATGGGTGGATTTTCGAAGGACCCCCTTCGGACGAGCCGTGGTGGTACTTCTATACGTTGTACAGTATGTCGAATctcgtcccccccccccctctgaCGCTGGTCTGTGCTTACTGTTGATCTTAGAATTTAACCTGGTCGAGTGGGATGCTGTGCTGGAGTGCGTTCCTGCAATGCTGGCCCTTACCTTCTTCGGTATCCTCCACGTCCCCATCAATGTTCCCGCCCTAGCTCTACAGAGCGGGGAGGACAACGCCGATCTTGACCGCGAGCTCAAGCTTCATGGCTACTCTAACTTCATCTCTGGCATGGCTGGCAGCATTCAAAATTACCTTGTTTATGCCAACACCGTGTTCTTCATGCGCTCCGGAGGAGACAGCAGGCTTGCTGGTTACATGCTGGCAGCTTTAACCTTTGGCGTCATGATCATTGGCCCCAAGATTATTGGGTTCATCCCCATCATGATGGTCGGCACTCTCATTTTCGACCTTGGCtttgagcttcttctcgaagCCGTGTggctgccgaggaagaagctgaAACTAGCCGAGTATCTGACGGTATGTCGTGTGCTCATTTGCACACCCCCTTATGAAAACTTGACTAACCCCCGTATAGGTAATCGTCATCGTTCTCGTGATGGGCATATACGATTTCGTCATTGGCATCGGTGTTGGCATCATTCTCGCATTTGTTTCACTGATCATCCAGACGTCGAGGGTGTCTGCTGTCCGAGCCAGCTACACAGGCGAGATTGTCGGCTCTACCGTGCGCAGAAACCCCTCGCAGCATCACTACCTGCAGGAGGTCCGTCGTCAGATCTACATAGTCAAACTGACCGGCTTCCTGTTCTTTGGCACGGTCGTAAGTGTCGAAGAAAAGATTCGCGCTCTGATCGACGACAGTGCCTTTGCTGAAAGGCCCATCAAGTATCTGATCCTGGATTTGTACCACGTGACGGGTCTCGACTACTCCGCTGGCGAAGCCTTCAATACCATAAGCAGATTGTTGGACAACAAGGGAATTGTCCTTGTCTTGAGTGGGAAAGACGCGGAGAGCGAGGTTGGTCGCAATTTGCGGGCTATGGGACTCGGCAACGATAGCATCGAAGTCACCTTGCTTCCAGACCTCAACTCGGCTCTGGAGAGCTGCGAGAACGAGCTCCTCAAGACGCTGTACGCTAGTCAAGAGGAGTTGCGGAAGGGCTCCCGTCACGCACCCACTGCCAACCTCGACGTGCCTACGAAGCCAGATCAGACATCCTTCGACTTGGTAATTAACTCGCCGAGACGCAACCATCTTCACGAAGCTGCTCGGAACGCATTAGCGAACACGGAGTCGTCGGGAACAAAGAGATGGCAGAGCTTTAAAGAGCCCCTGCGTTTGATGCTTCAGATCTTCCAGGGACTTAGCGACAAGAATGAAGACTTCTGGTTCAGAGCGGTGGGCTACTTCGTTCGGAAGGAATACACAGCTGGCACCGTCCTCTTCACGAGAGGGGAGCCGGCCAAGGGTTTTTACCTGGTTGAGAAAGGCATCCTCCGCGCCGACTACGACTTACCCCAAGGCTCGCTGACGGAGAGCATCGTGGCCGGAACGACCTGTGGCGAACTACCATTCTTCTCCGAGACGGATCGGACTGCGACGGTGACAGTGGATAGAGACTGCGTCGCGTGGCGCATGGACAAGGAGGGCTGGCAAAAACTCCAAAAAGACCAGCCGGATGTCGCTCAGGAGCTATTGAGGGTGTCCCTGAAGCTGACAAGCGAGCGAATGACCTCCATCACCTCTTACATTTTGACCATGGCCGGTTAGTGCCTGGATGAAACCATGCGCAAATTCCAATACTTCactttttttcctttctttgAATCACAGGAGTTGGCAAGGATACTACTaaaaaaaaggaagggggTTAAGAAAGGGAGATTTGACATATTGGCTGGTTGTCGTTAGCGACGTTGTCTGCATACTTCTTCTGTTGATAGCTTTCTTGAAATACCTAGACCTCGAGTCACACAAAGAGTACGTAGGTCCTTTCTGCATAAGCGAATAGAGTTGTATAAACAAGAGATGGTGATATTGCATCATGTTCTAGAAAGTGGTGTCATTGCGCCAGGGATACGGAGTTTCGAGTCAATAGGAGAGACATGTCTTGCCCACATGTCTTTGACAAGCTTGATAACGGGCGCCGCGAGGGCTGGGCCCTGGTGCGGTACCAAATGGGCGGGCTGTCTCTGCCGCTCCGTGCCTGTCTGTCTTGGTGTCGTGTGCCTTCCCATACTGGTTTTTTTATTCTACCGCGGCCTTCGTCCCGCGTTCCCGGCCCTGTGGTGTCTTGATAATCGACTTGTGAATCTTCGGGTCGGATACTGATCAATTAGTCCTTCGGCGGTGatttccctttttttccttctttcttttttcttcttctttttgtccAATAGGCGAGTTTTTGTTATCGAATCGACTTCGGGGGATAGAAAACCGAAAAGACACAACCTCATCTCCCGTTTCAGAGCTATGGATGTATGACAGCGGTTACGGGCAGCAACAGCTCGCGCACCAAGACTACGGAGAGTGTCTTCCAGCTCAGCGCAAGGAGTAAAAGCTGTCCAGACACATCTCATGGTTCAACGCGACGATGGGCGTTGTTCCATTTCATTCTGGGACTCGTTGTCCTGACATCCGCCCCGTCTGGACCTGTTCCATGTTCCTCATTCGTCCCCTGACTGCAAACGGGTTAAGGTTTTCATACTGGTCGCCATACTTAGCACCAAAAAACGACAGGTGCCGGCAGAGGTTCATGAGTTGTTGGGTGTTCGATTGCTGCCGCCAGCGGCATGATGTCTGACAGGTGTGTAACACCGTCGCTAACGGGTTTGAAATGCGCGCTGCTACTTCCCAATGCAATAATGTAGGTCGTGTACGCGTCAGTCACTATAAATCATTCCACAGCCATGAAAGAAGCCTTTCGAATCCGTCCTGGTCTAATTATCTCGCAGCTCAGTTACTTAGTCACCTAGAAGGCCAGGCTTCTACGCATTGGGCGAACGTCAGGGCTCAAGGCTCCTTGTATCCACCGTCTTCCTTGCTTAATCCAACTTAATAACCATCTCATTGTTTTCAAGGGCTGGCTCATATACGGCCTTGGCGTCTCTCTCTGGTCAGAGATCTAATGACGTCTCCGTCTTAAGTGGGTTGGTTTCCTCGCATCGCTCGACCGGTCCACGACGTTGCTGGACTTGATCATGCCTCGGTCTGTCTACCAGGTTCAGGCGCATATGGCAATAAAAGAGACGTGGATTGCTCATAGGTATCTCCTAGGGTCGAGGGGAGGCGATGTCTGCGTGTGAGAACGGATATAGACACTCTCGCTCAGTGTCATTGTTCAGTGTTCTGCTACACTTGACGCTTTTGACTGTCAACCAATCACCGCGATACTGGATCTTAGCATATCTGTCAGTCGGTACTTGTCCTCGAGGTTCGGCTCGGAGACTTTAATACGTTAGTGTTCTTTGGGGCGAAAGGGTTACGTCCAGCGGGATGTTGTATGTTTCTGATGTCTCGCACGACACGTCGGATGTTGAGATGCTGCCTTCCTAGACGCACACCGCCAACCGAAGGAGTAGTCTGTAGTCTGTTTTTCGCCAACTTTGCTAGCGAGCAAAAGGACACTGTCCTCATCCCTTTGAGCGGGTAGTCCTTCGGCGCTTCGTTCATGGATCCTCAGATGGCTCAATGGTACCAGAGCCCCGATTAAACCAGCACATGTATCGCAACCCTAGACAGACTTAGCCGCGAGGATATGAGGGACCTATGCCTCTGTGTACAAGAAATCAAGAACGGACATCAAAGCTGGGGCTTTGATTCTCGACACACTAGTACGTTCTTTCCTACTCGAGCTGGAGTCAAGACTGTTTTTGTACCGATCCTATCATTCCATGAACGAGAATCATCCAAAGAGAGGGGAAGGAGGCGAACACCCTGAAGGAGCATGAACGGTTCCACAAGTGAATTAGACTCAAAGATAGGCTCAAAAAGCTTCTGGGAGGGGACGAGATCCGCGACGATTACCCCGGCTCGTTGCTGTTGCGAGAGCTGGGAGCGCTGCAGTCCAGCGTGCGCGTGCCCTTCTTCCAATCGAGCGCCTACGGTGTCCTGGCC includes these proteins:
- a CDS encoding Cyclic nucleotide-binding domain-containing protein, with the protein product MASPNLGFSPWRRRAASLSSQRTGENNNPENPLLSPGRNSQMADPRILSSSVSSSHREPIRSFIHGNVRDHLGKHPVTGAYVTPVAHAANRLQTAPVDSAQYARSVREDTAELASYLLSDKKTGQSPAFLSRQRSQSSALARETAVSDDEDGDEDGDEIAHVTSSETIPEVSEPPSPDEDAEGVIEDGPSILTNLLKKSPPQSHRDPSPEPRPEPLALSDPEPKRTLSTDTPRCEPQRSTERVVDEPTERTPLIPRMSSDSFESYDTTGSTDGVDVEGQKQRPRKKWLRGLKDLTVNVEEHLVHGIQIATSPKAWDRRALWQNAVVAPASCLPAVVVGLLLNVLDALSYGMILFPLGKPIFAGLGSAGISIFYVSTIVSQLTFSTGSIFKGGVGSELIEVVPFFHNMAQTITDHIGEDQPDAVIATTIVSYAISSMMTGTVFYLMGRFNFGYMVGFIPRHILIGCIGGVGWFLVATGFEVSARMDGSLEYDMDTLHKLFRSDTIPLWVTPLLLAIVLFYSQTRGASKYFLPLYIISIPVVFYFFVFSLDALEPDSLRDNGWIFEGPPSDEPWWYFYTLYKFNLVEWDAVLECVPAMLALTFFGILHVPINVPALALQSGEDNADLDRELKLHGYSNFISGMAGSIQNYLVYANTVFFMRSGGDSRLAGYMLAALTFGVMIIGPKIIGFIPIMMVGTLIFDLGFELLLEAVWLPRKKLKLAEYLTVIVIVLVMGIYDFVIGIGVGIILAFVSLIIQTSRVSAVRASYTGEIVGSTVRRNPSQHHYLQEVRRQIYIVKLTGFLFFGTVVSVEEKIRALIDDSAFAERPIKYLILDLYHVTGLDYSAGEAFNTISRLLDNKGIVLVLSGKDAESEVGRNLRAMGLGNDSIEVTLLPDLNSALESCENELLKTLYASQEELRKGSRHAPTANLDVPTKPDQTSFDLVINSPRRNHLHEAARNALANTESSGTKRWQSFKEPLRLMLQIFQGLSDKNEDFWFRAVGYFVRKEYTAGTVLFTRGEPAKGFYLVEKGILRADYDLPQGSLTESIVAGTTCGELPFFSETDRTATVTVDRDCVAWRMDKEGWQKLQKDQPDVAQELLRVSLKLTSERMTSITSYILTMAG